The Burkholderiales bacterium genome includes a window with the following:
- a CDS encoding GspE/PulE family protein translates to MGRPEKIRLGEILLQQGLLTHEQLQSALTEQKRSGRRLGRVLIDNGYLSEDQIGDALARQLRIPFIDLKHFNLRPEVATRLPETLARRFRALVLEDDGQACRVGMADPTDLFAYDEIARVLRRDIQLAVVSESLLLQTIDNLYRRTEEISGLAQELGAELGETLIDLGGIGPTPGIEDAPVVKLLQTVFEDAVQVRASDIHIEPQDKRLQIRFRIDGVLHIQTEADAKIASALVLRLKLMSGLDISEKRLPQDGRFNVKVRAAQIDVRISTMPTQHGEAVVMRLLNQSSGILKLDKIGMPPAMLQRLRRIIHRPSGMVLVTGPTGSGKTTTLYAALEELNTPERKIITVEDPVEYRLPGITQVQVHEKIELTFGRILRTALRQDPDVILVGEMRDQGTVETGLRAAITGHLVFSTLHTNDSISTPIRLLDMGAPRYMVAMSLQVVVAQRLVRLVCETCGEAHRPTAQEHEWLRASLGVRAETGRFRKGRGCTQCNGTGYLGRTGVYEMLEMTRPVVEAANQPDPAAFLVAARRQIEGETLMDHAMALALEGRTTIEEAMRVSTQLDES, encoded by the coding sequence ATGGGCCGGCCTGAGAAAATCCGCCTCGGCGAGATTCTCCTGCAGCAGGGATTGCTGACGCACGAGCAATTGCAGAGCGCGCTCACCGAACAGAAGCGCAGCGGGCGCCGGCTGGGGCGGGTGCTGATCGACAACGGCTATCTCTCCGAGGATCAGATCGGTGACGCCCTTGCGCGCCAGCTCCGGATCCCTTTCATCGACCTGAAACATTTCAACCTCCGGCCGGAAGTGGCCACGCGTCTGCCGGAGACCCTGGCGCGCCGCTTTCGCGCGCTGGTGCTGGAGGACGACGGTCAAGCGTGCCGCGTGGGCATGGCCGATCCCACCGACCTCTTTGCCTACGACGAGATCGCACGCGTGCTCAGGCGCGACATCCAGCTTGCGGTGGTCAGCGAATCCTTGCTGCTGCAGACCATCGACAACCTCTACCGGCGCACCGAGGAGATCAGCGGGCTCGCCCAGGAACTGGGCGCGGAGCTGGGCGAGACCCTGATCGATCTGGGGGGGATCGGTCCGACGCCCGGGATCGAGGACGCGCCGGTGGTCAAGCTGCTGCAGACGGTGTTCGAGGACGCCGTGCAGGTGCGGGCCTCCGACATTCACATCGAGCCGCAGGACAAGAGGCTGCAGATTCGCTTTCGCATCGACGGGGTGCTGCACATCCAGACCGAAGCGGACGCGAAGATCGCGTCTGCGCTGGTGCTGCGCCTGAAGCTCATGTCCGGTCTGGATATCTCGGAGAAGCGCCTGCCGCAGGACGGGCGTTTCAACGTCAAGGTGCGCGCCGCGCAGATCGACGTGCGCATCTCGACCATGCCCACGCAGCACGGGGAAGCCGTGGTCATGCGGCTGCTCAACCAATCCAGCGGAATCCTGAAGCTGGACAAGATCGGCATGCCGCCCGCGATGCTGCAGCGGCTGCGCCGCATCATTCATCGCCCGAGCGGCATGGTGCTCGTCACCGGTCCGACGGGCAGTGGAAAGACCACGACGCTGTACGCGGCGCTGGAGGAACTCAACACCCCGGAGCGCAAGATCATCACGGTCGAGGACCCGGTGGAGTACCGCTTGCCGGGAATCACCCAGGTTCAGGTGCACGAGAAGATCGAGCTGACCTTCGGGCGCATCCTGCGCACCGCCCTGCGCCAGGATCCGGATGTGATCCTGGTCGGCGAGATGCGCGACCAGGGCACCGTCGAGACCGGGCTGCGCGCGGCGATCACAGGGCATCTGGTGTTCTCGACCCTGCACACCAACGACTCGATCAGCACGCCGATCCGCCTGCTCGACATGGGGGCGCCGCGCTACATGGTGGCCATGTCACTGCAAGTCGTCGTCGCCCAGCGCTTGGTGCGGCTGGTGTGCGAAACCTGCGGCGAGGCGCACCGCCCCACCGCGCAGGAACACGAATGGTTGCGCGCCAGCTTGGGCGTCCGCGCCGAAACAGGTCGGTTCCGCAAGGGGCGCGGCTGCACGCAGTGCAACGGCACCGGTTACCTGGGCCGTACCGGCGTCTACGAGATGCTGGAAATGACCCGGCCGGTGGTCGAAGCCGCCAACCAGCCGGACCCGGCGGCCTTCCTGGTTGCGGCGCGCCGCCAGATCGAAGGCGAGACGCTGATGGACCACGCGATGGCTTTGGCGCTGGAAGGGCGCACCACCATCGAAGAGGCGATGCGGGTGAGCACCCAGCTCGACGAATCGTGA
- a CDS encoding type II secretion system protein codes for MCIPDRAGRESGDRPQRAAGGITLVELLVFIVIVSVGLAGVLGVFNTVVRRSADPLVTKQLTAVAEALLEEVQLMPFTFCDPDDPNAATATSTASCTVVEGLGPEGAETRGGNITPLDNVSDYRLAGGPLTIDPLTDIAGNAIPGLAGYSASIDVQQLSLNGIPASESLAITVTVSGPGGQSFALSGFRTRYSPRSVP; via the coding sequence ATGTGCATCCCTGATCGCGCCGGCCGAGAGAGCGGCGACAGGCCGCAGCGTGCCGCGGGTGGAATCACGCTGGTCGAGCTGCTGGTCTTCATCGTGATCGTTTCGGTGGGGCTGGCGGGCGTGCTCGGCGTGTTCAACACCGTCGTGCGCAGAAGCGCGGATCCCCTCGTGACCAAGCAGCTCACCGCCGTTGCGGAGGCGCTGCTGGAGGAAGTTCAGCTCATGCCGTTCACATTCTGCGATCCGGACGATCCCAACGCCGCGACCGCGACCTCCACCGCCAGCTGTACGGTGGTGGAAGGCCTGGGACCGGAGGGCGCGGAGACCCGCGGGGGCAACATCACGCCGTTGGACAACGTCAGCGACTATCGGCTCGCCGGCGGCCCGCTCACGATCGATCCGCTGACCGACATCGCAGGCAATGCGATACCGGGTCTCGCCGGCTATTCGGCATCGATCGACGTGCAGCAATTGAGCCTGAACGGCATCCCAGCCAGCGAATCGCTCGCCATTACCGTGACGGTCAGCGGTCCCGGCGGGCAGTCCTTCGCGTTGTCCGGGTTCCGGACCCGTTACTCACCGAGGTCGGTGCCGTGA
- a CDS encoding prepilin-type N-terminal cleavage/methylation domain-containing protein, whose product MRRLGFASSPAQPARAPRGFTLTEAIIVIAIVAIIAAVIAVFVRAPVQGYVASASRAELADAADTALRRIVRDLRAALPNSVRTLSPCAPATACLEFIPVVAGARYRAERTGAGAGNPLDFSAADTSFDIVGPGIDLPAGALWVVVYNLGLPGADAYSGAATVGDVRRAYSGASGAVSTINMVSVQRLPFDSPARRFQVVQQPVTYQCDLALGQLVRVWNYGFISAQGSRSSADSALLADKVTGCSFDYSAQNVAQRAGAVLISLQLAASGETVSLAVQAHVSNVP is encoded by the coding sequence GTGAGACGGCTCGGGTTTGCTTCCTCGCCGGCGCAGCCTGCCCGCGCCCCCCGAGGATTCACCCTGACCGAAGCGATCATCGTGATCGCGATCGTGGCGATCATCGCGGCGGTGATCGCCGTGTTCGTGCGCGCGCCGGTGCAGGGTTATGTGGCGAGCGCCAGCCGTGCCGAACTGGCCGATGCCGCGGATACCGCGCTGCGCCGCATCGTGCGCGATCTGCGAGCGGCCCTGCCCAACAGCGTGCGAACGCTCTCGCCTTGCGCGCCGGCCACGGCCTGCCTCGAATTCATCCCGGTGGTGGCGGGAGCGCGTTACCGCGCGGAGCGCACCGGAGCCGGGGCCGGCAACCCGCTGGATTTCTCCGCTGCCGATACCTCGTTCGACATCGTAGGGCCGGGCATCGATCTGCCGGCGGGCGCTTTGTGGGTGGTGGTGTACAACCTCGGGCTTCCCGGGGCCGATGCCTATTCCGGCGCAGCGACGGTGGGCGACGTGCGCCGCGCCTATTCCGGTGCGAGCGGTGCGGTCTCGACGATCAACATGGTCTCGGTGCAGCGCCTGCCGTTCGACTCGCCGGCGCGCCGTTTCCAGGTCGTGCAGCAGCCGGTGACCTATCAGTGCGACCTTGCCCTGGGGCAACTCGTGCGCGTGTGGAACTACGGCTTCATCAGCGCGCAAGGCAGCCGGTCGAGCGCAGACAGCGCACTGCTCGCCGACAAGGTGACCGGCTGTTCATTCGACTACTCGGCGCAGAACGTCGCGCAACGGGCCGGCGCCGTACTGATCTCCTTGCAGCTTGCCGCGAGCGGGGAGACCGTCAGCCTCGCGGTGCAGGCCCACGTCAGCAATGTGCCCTGA
- a CDS encoding type II secretion system protein: MNVKQSGFTLIELVVVIIILGILAATALPKFINLQNEAQIAAAQGVAGSVNAATALNYAARRVSATAGAAINACNDADIPNLIQGGLPAGYSLAAGATCTGAQQTGGDVISCTLNAPNSVSVSAVVVCSN, from the coding sequence ATGAACGTCAAGCAGAGCGGTTTCACCCTCATCGAGCTGGTGGTGGTCATCATCATCTTGGGCATCCTGGCCGCGACGGCCCTGCCCAAGTTCATCAACCTGCAGAACGAGGCGCAAATCGCGGCGGCCCAGGGCGTGGCCGGTTCGGTCAATGCAGCGACCGCGCTGAACTACGCCGCGCGCCGCGTCAGCGCCACCGCGGGCGCCGCGATCAACGCGTGCAACGATGCCGACATCCCGAACCTGATCCAGGGCGGCCTTCCCGCGGGCTACTCTCTGGCGGCCGGGGCGACCTGCACCGGCGCCCAGCAGACCGGTGGCGACGTGATTAGCTGCACCTTGAACGCGCCCAACAGCGTGAGCGTCAGCGCGGTCGTGGTCTGCTCCAACTAG
- a CDS encoding SH3 domain-containing protein, translated as MRGLIGIVLAAWALPVAAIEFRSVAEPAVILYDAPSKDSARLFVLSRDYPVEVIIGTDGWVRVRDDSGAFGWVEAKSLSNRRTVMVKTPAEARQAPNDSAPAVFKAEQGLVLELQTIVGGWAQVRHRDGASGYLKLSQLWGV; from the coding sequence ATGCGAGGGCTGATCGGAATCGTGCTTGCGGCCTGGGCGCTGCCCGTGGCGGCGATCGAGTTCCGCTCGGTGGCGGAGCCCGCCGTCATCCTCTACGACGCACCGTCCAAAGACTCGGCACGGCTGTTCGTCTTGTCGCGCGACTACCCGGTGGAGGTGATCATCGGCACCGACGGCTGGGTGCGCGTGCGCGACGACAGCGGCGCCTTCGGCTGGGTCGAAGCGAAGAGCCTTTCGAACCGGCGCACGGTCATGGTGAAGACACCGGCGGAAGCTCGCCAGGCACCGAACGACAGTGCTCCCGCAGTCTTCAAGGCCGAGCAGGGCCTGGTTCTGGAACTTCAGACGATCGTCGGCGGATGGGCGCAGGTGCGCCACCGCGATGGCGCCAGCGGCTATCTGAAACTCTCGCAGCTCTGGGGCGTATGA
- a CDS encoding agglutinin biogenesis protein MshP, translating to MATAVFILVILAALAAFLLSLSNLEQGRGTLDVQGAKAYQAARAGVEWGAYRVLRDNSCAASTSFALPAGLSEFTVTVQCSDTAYDESGSTGHVYLITATACNQPSGASCPGLRGQFYVERQLQATVDRPGP from the coding sequence TTGGCGACCGCGGTCTTCATTCTGGTGATCCTGGCCGCGCTGGCCGCGTTCCTGCTGAGCTTGAGCAATCTGGAGCAGGGACGCGGCACGCTCGACGTGCAGGGTGCCAAGGCGTACCAGGCGGCCCGGGCCGGCGTGGAATGGGGCGCATACCGGGTGCTGCGCGACAACAGTTGCGCGGCGAGCACCTCGTTCGCACTTCCGGCCGGCCTCTCAGAGTTCACGGTGACGGTGCAGTGTTCGGACACGGCCTACGACGAGTCCGGATCGACCGGGCACGTCTATCTCATCACCGCGACGGCCTGCAATCAGCCAAGCGGCGCGAGCTGCCCAGGGCTGCGCGGCCAGTTCTACGTGGAACGGCAGTTGCAAGCCACCGTGGACAGGCCCGGACCATGA
- a CDS encoding NAD(P)H-dependent glycerol-3-phosphate dehydrogenase, which produces MRLAVLGAGAWGTALAVAQSERHRVSLWCRDPGQASQLRARSENARYLPGIRLPPSVTVTSRLAEALDDVQLIVAATPVAGLRDALGQVAGSGVRCDVIWVCKGFETGTNRLPHEIAAATLPRASRSGVLSGPSFAEEVARGLPTAVTLASADGAFAAEAALALHTGRLRVYSSEDLVGVEIGGAVKNVIAIAAGICDGLALGHSARAALVTRGLAEITRFGLRLGGRLETFMGLSGIGDLALTCTSDLSRNRRVGLALARGQPLDRVLASLGHVAEGVLTAREVLRVAQALSIDMPITRAVTRVLSGQISPLDAVQELLQREPKAEQVGR; this is translated from the coding sequence ATGAGACTCGCGGTGCTGGGCGCAGGCGCCTGGGGCACCGCACTCGCCGTGGCGCAGAGCGAGCGGCACCGCGTCAGCCTTTGGTGTCGCGATCCCGGGCAGGCTTCGCAGTTGCGCGCCCGAAGCGAGAACGCACGCTACCTGCCAGGCATAAGGTTGCCGCCTTCGGTCACGGTGACTTCACGTCTGGCCGAAGCGCTGGACGATGTGCAACTGATCGTGGCGGCCACGCCCGTGGCCGGTCTGCGCGACGCGTTGGGGCAGGTGGCCGGCAGTGGCGTGCGTTGCGACGTGATCTGGGTGTGCAAGGGCTTCGAGACGGGCACGAATCGTCTGCCCCACGAGATCGCGGCCGCGACGCTGCCAAGAGCCTCGCGCTCCGGAGTGCTTTCCGGGCCGAGCTTTGCCGAGGAGGTGGCGCGCGGGCTGCCCACTGCCGTCACGCTCGCCTCCGCCGACGGCGCCTTCGCTGCGGAAGCGGCGCTGGCCTTGCACACCGGGAGACTGCGCGTGTACTCGAGCGAAGATCTGGTCGGCGTCGAGATCGGCGGCGCAGTCAAGAACGTGATCGCAATCGCCGCCGGCATCTGCGACGGCCTGGCGCTCGGCCACAGCGCGCGCGCGGCGCTGGTGACCCGCGGCCTGGCGGAAATCACCCGCTTCGGGCTGCGGCTGGGCGGACGTCTGGAGACGTTCATGGGCCTGTCGGGCATCGGCGATCTTGCGCTCACATGCACCAGCGATCTTTCCAGAAACCGGCGAGTCGGGCTCGCTCTGGCGCGAGGTCAGCCGCTCGACCGGGTGCTGGCTTCGCTCGGCCACGTTGCAGAAGGCGTGCTCACGGCCCGGGAGGTACTGCGTGTCGCGCAGGCCCTGTCGATCGATATGCCGATCACGCGCGCCGTGACGCGGGTGCTCTCCGGGCAGATTTCGCCGCTCGATGCCGTGCAGGAGCTGCTCCAGCGCGAGCCCAAGGCGGAGCAGGTCGGCCGGTAG
- a CDS encoding type II secretion system F family protein codes for MSHFAYKGRNAEGQLVQGVLEAADSGAAAAQLFDSGVTPVEIAATRGPRRRASGGFLQRLTERPVMHEDLLLFSRQMYTLLKAGVPIMRALGGLQESTTNPTFRHTLQSVRENLDAGRPLSVALQRQHGVFSPFYVAMIYVGETTGRLEEIFLRLFHHLEFQEFMRRQVRSALRYPTIVLVTMALAIVIVNLFVIPAFARVYAGFDTELPLLTRGLIAFSEFMQATWWLQGLGLVAAVAGFRAWIRSERGRLIWDQVKLRVPVAGKIVLKAALARFARSFALAIRSGVPIVQGLTLVAQTVDNAHIGGRIERMREGVERGESVLRTAAGAGIFTPVVLQMMMVGEESGALDDMMGEIADMYQREVEYDLKTLGAQIEPILIVGLGVLVLLLALGVFLPIWDLGQAALKR; via the coding sequence GTGAGCCACTTCGCCTACAAGGGACGCAACGCCGAGGGGCAGCTCGTGCAGGGTGTGCTGGAAGCCGCCGACTCGGGTGCCGCGGCCGCTCAACTCTTCGACAGCGGTGTCACGCCGGTCGAGATCGCCGCGACCCGGGGTCCGCGCCGCCGCGCGAGCGGCGGTTTCCTGCAGCGGCTCACCGAGCGCCCGGTGATGCACGAAGATCTCCTGCTCTTCAGCCGGCAGATGTACACGCTGCTCAAGGCCGGTGTGCCGATCATGCGTGCGCTGGGCGGACTGCAGGAGTCGACCACCAATCCCACCTTCCGCCACACGCTGCAGAGCGTGCGCGAGAATCTCGACGCCGGCCGGCCACTGTCCGTGGCGCTGCAGCGCCAGCACGGGGTGTTTTCCCCGTTCTATGTGGCGATGATCTACGTGGGCGAGACCACCGGGCGACTGGAGGAGATTTTTCTGCGCCTCTTCCACCACCTGGAGTTCCAGGAGTTCATGCGCCGGCAGGTCCGCTCCGCGCTACGCTACCCCACCATCGTGCTCGTGACCATGGCGCTCGCCATCGTGATCGTGAACCTGTTCGTGATCCCGGCCTTCGCCAGGGTCTATGCCGGGTTCGACACCGAGCTGCCGTTGCTCACGCGCGGCCTGATCGCCTTCTCCGAATTCATGCAGGCGACCTGGTGGCTCCAGGGACTCGGCCTGGTGGCTGCGGTTGCCGGTTTCCGCGCCTGGATCCGAAGCGAGCGCGGGCGGTTGATCTGGGACCAGGTCAAGCTGCGCGTTCCGGTCGCCGGCAAGATCGTGCTCAAGGCAGCGCTGGCGCGCTTCGCGCGCAGTTTCGCGCTCGCGATCCGCAGCGGCGTGCCGATCGTGCAGGGCCTCACGCTGGTTGCGCAGACGGTGGACAACGCCCACATCGGAGGTCGCATCGAACGCATGCGCGAAGGTGTGGAGCGCGGCGAGTCGGTGCTGCGCACCGCGGCGGGCGCCGGCATCTTCACCCCGGTGGTGCTGCAGATGATGATGGTGGGAGAAGAATCCGGCGCGCTCGACGACATGATGGGCGAGATCGCGGACATGTATCAGCGTGAGGTCGAATACGATCTGAAGACCCTGGGCGCGCAGATCGAGCCCATCCTGATCGTGGGCCTGGGCGTGCTCGTGCTGCTGCTCGCGCTGGGCGTGTTCCTGCCGATCTGGGACCTCGGCCAGGCGGCGCTCAAGCGATGA
- a CDS encoding prepilin-type N-terminal cleavage/methylation domain-containing protein has translation MPAPPRANDSVDRGGQRGFTLTELVVVIVVTAILAVAIGARFLSRSTFEARGAFDQAQALVRYAQKVAIAQRRSVFVVLSAGSLAACFDAGCVDPVKDPGRGGALVIVPPTGGSFAIAPSAFSFDGLGRPAPDAAHTVSVSVSGEGSRSFTIERETGYVHP, from the coding sequence GTGCCGGCGCCTCCAAGGGCGAACGACAGCGTGGATCGGGGCGGACAACGTGGATTCACGCTGACCGAGCTGGTCGTGGTCATCGTCGTGACCGCGATCCTCGCGGTCGCGATCGGGGCGCGCTTCCTGTCCCGTTCCACGTTCGAGGCGCGCGGCGCCTTCGATCAGGCGCAGGCGCTGGTGCGCTATGCCCAGAAGGTCGCCATCGCCCAGCGCCGCAGCGTGTTCGTGGTCCTCAGCGCGGGATCCCTGGCGGCCTGTTTCGATGCGGGCTGCGTCGATCCGGTGAAGGATCCGGGTCGCGGCGGCGCGCTCGTGATCGTGCCGCCGACGGGCGGAAGCTTCGCGATCGCCCCGTCGGCGTTCAGCTTCGACGGCCTCGGCCGGCCGGCGCCGGACGCAGCCCACACGGTGTCGGTTTCGGTCAGCGGCGAAGGCAGCCGCAGCTTCACGATCGAGCGCGAGACCGGCTATGTGCATCCCTGA
- a CDS encoding type II secretion system protein has translation MQAARAFTEVEALDRGFERMKRQAKGFTLIELVVTLSVIAILAALALPRYIALQVQAREGKAQAIFGGIRSAAALAHAQALTTNTTTNGAATVFMEGQAVNLIHGYPTADNLGILAALQLDPTNDQVTLSGGGAAAGSTLRIDINGGTAGQCSVIYTSPAAPNTSPVFNIDVSQC, from the coding sequence ATGCAAGCTGCACGCGCATTCACTGAAGTCGAAGCACTCGACAGGGGGTTTGAACGAATGAAACGTCAGGCAAAGGGGTTCACGCTGATCGAGTTGGTGGTGACGCTGTCGGTCATAGCCATCCTCGCGGCGCTCGCGCTGCCGCGCTATATCGCGCTGCAGGTTCAGGCACGCGAAGGAAAAGCGCAGGCGATCTTCGGCGGCATCCGCTCGGCGGCCGCGCTGGCCCATGCACAAGCGTTGACCACGAACACCACGACCAACGGCGCCGCGACCGTGTTCATGGAAGGGCAGGCAGTGAACCTGATCCACGGCTATCCGACCGCGGACAACCTCGGGATTCTCGCGGCGTTGCAACTCGACCCGACCAACGACCAGGTGACGCTATCGGGCGGCGGCGCGGCCGCCGGCAGCACGCTGAGAATCGACATCAACGGCGGCACCGCGGGCCAGTGCTCGGTGATCTACACCTCGCCTGCCGCGCCGAATACCTCGCCCGTCTTCAACATCGACGTCAGCCAGTGCTGA